In Arthrobacter burdickii, one DNA window encodes the following:
- the cobA gene encoding uroporphyrinogen-III C-methyltransferase, with translation MQLEIDLAGRRVVVLGAERASRRVVARYRAAGADVDRRETAQACTDAVLVGAALVVAVGDAVGEAPNADPDCAMDALRDRCRRSGALFVREAAAQGSGTVTLVGGGPGALGLLALDAAAALREADVVLYDRLAPTDALAELAPAADLVDVGKLPGHHRVPQAGINDLLVRYALDGNAVVRLKGGDPFVFGRGSEELAACLAARVPCRVVPGVSSAISVPAAAGIPVTHRGVSHLFTVVSGHAPLSDEEHEHLAGLGGTIVVLMGVSTLPQLVAGLGRAGMRPDMPVAVVERGYSASQRTTAGTLATIVTAAGAARCQSPAVLVIGEVVRVGLDLQGGAAHLARLTESLAS, from the coding sequence ATGCAACTCGAGATCGATCTGGCCGGGCGTCGCGTCGTGGTCCTCGGGGCCGAGCGGGCCTCGCGCAGGGTCGTGGCCCGCTACAGGGCCGCAGGGGCCGACGTCGACCGGCGGGAGACTGCCCAGGCCTGCACGGACGCGGTGCTCGTCGGCGCCGCGCTCGTCGTCGCGGTCGGAGACGCGGTGGGCGAGGCACCCAACGCGGATCCGGACTGCGCGATGGACGCACTGCGCGATCGGTGCCGCCGCAGCGGCGCACTGTTCGTGCGGGAGGCAGCTGCGCAGGGGAGCGGCACCGTGACCCTCGTCGGTGGCGGGCCGGGCGCACTCGGACTCCTGGCCCTCGACGCGGCCGCGGCCCTCCGCGAGGCCGACGTCGTCCTGTACGACAGGCTCGCCCCGACGGACGCGCTCGCGGAGCTCGCCCCGGCGGCCGACCTCGTGGACGTCGGGAAGCTGCCGGGCCACCACCGCGTGCCGCAGGCCGGCATCAACGATCTCCTGGTCCGGTACGCGCTCGACGGCAACGCCGTGGTCCGACTCAAGGGCGGCGATCCCTTCGTCTTCGGGCGCGGGAGCGAGGAGCTCGCAGCATGCCTCGCGGCCCGGGTGCCGTGCCGTGTAGTGCCGGGTGTCAGCTCGGCGATCTCCGTCCCTGCTGCCGCCGGTATCCCGGTCACCCACCGGGGCGTCAGCCACCTGTTCACGGTGGTGTCCGGCCACGCTCCGCTGAGCGACGAGGAGCACGAGCACCTGGCCGGCCTCGGCGGGACCATCGTGGTCCTGATGGGCGTCTCCACGCTTCCCCAGCTCGTCGCCGGCCTCGGCCGCGCCGGGATGCGCCCGGACATGCCGGTCGCCGTCGTCGAGCGCGGGTACAGCGCGTCCCAGCGGACGACGGCGGGCACCCTCGCCACGATCGTCACGGCGGCGGGTGCCGCACGGTGCCAGTCCCCGGCGGTGCTCGTGATCGGGGAGGTGGTGCGCGTGGGCCTCGACCTACAGGGTGGAGCCGCGCACCTCGCCCGCCTGACCGAATCGCTGGCGTCATGA
- a CDS encoding uroporphyrinogen-III synthase, whose protein sequence is MTEAIRLDGSGGQLAGFRIGVTSDRRSGDLIDALERRGASVFHAPALKIAPIAEDVELLSDTAAMVAARPDLFLITTAYGMRRWFEAADAAGLGDDLLDVLGNGRIYVRGPKARGAVRAAGLDDVGISSDETTATLVDELLQQDLSGLTIGVQLHAYADAHQLARLRAAGATLLTVTPYRWIKPEGSERLPRLIEAVCAGQLDCVTFTSAPAVDALFNTAAEQGLQEELIQRFRRSVLAAAVGPVTAQPLLDAGIEPIVPDRYRMGALIRLVCDHLAEHHVEQLRTRSGYVEVRGRSVRVDEVQVELAPAQLVLFKALLSARGAVLSRDALTHLLAHTGAGHALDMNVNRLRKSLPDPGLVETVVKRGYRLHV, encoded by the coding sequence ATGACCGAGGCGATCCGACTGGACGGGTCGGGAGGGCAGCTGGCCGGCTTCCGTATCGGTGTGACGTCGGACCGCCGCTCGGGGGACCTGATCGACGCCCTCGAGCGGCGCGGCGCCTCGGTGTTCCACGCACCGGCCCTGAAGATCGCGCCCATCGCCGAGGACGTGGAGCTGCTCTCGGACACCGCTGCCATGGTGGCCGCCCGCCCGGACCTCTTTCTCATCACCACCGCCTACGGCATGCGCCGCTGGTTCGAGGCGGCGGACGCCGCCGGGCTCGGTGACGACCTGCTGGACGTCCTGGGAAACGGCCGCATCTACGTGCGCGGGCCCAAGGCGCGGGGAGCGGTGCGAGCGGCCGGGCTCGACGACGTCGGCATCAGCTCCGACGAGACGACGGCGACGCTGGTCGACGAGTTGCTGCAGCAGGACCTCTCAGGCCTCACCATCGGCGTACAGCTGCACGCCTACGCCGACGCGCACCAGCTGGCCCGGCTCCGCGCGGCGGGCGCGACCCTGCTCACCGTCACGCCGTACCGCTGGATCAAGCCCGAGGGCTCCGAGCGGCTGCCGAGGCTGATCGAGGCCGTCTGCGCCGGGCAGCTGGACTGCGTCACCTTCACGAGCGCCCCCGCCGTGGACGCGCTGTTCAACACGGCCGCCGAGCAGGGCCTGCAGGAGGAACTGATCCAGCGGTTCCGCCGGAGCGTCCTCGCGGCCGCCGTCGGGCCGGTCACCGCGCAGCCCCTGCTCGACGCCGGCATCGAGCCCATCGTGCCCGACCGCTACCGCATGGGTGCCCTGATCCGCCTCGTCTGCGACCACCTCGCCGAACACCACGTCGAGCAGCTCCGGACCCGCTCCGGCTACGTGGAGGTGCGGGGCAGGTCCGTCAGGGTGGACGAGGTCCAGGTGGAGCTGGCGCCCGCGCAGCTCGTGCTGTTCAAGGCGCTGCTGTCAGCCCGCGGTGCCGTCCTCAGCCGAGATGCGTTGACGCACCTCCTCGCACACACCGGTGCCGGCCATGCCCTCGACATGAACGTGAACCGGCTGCGGAAGTCCCTGCCGGACCCCGGCCTGGTCGAGACCGTGGTCAAGCGCGGGTACCGGCTGCACGTGTAG